The Pseudomonas sp. R4-35-07 genome contains a region encoding:
- a CDS encoding efflux RND transporter permease subunit codes for MNLSGPFIRRPVATMLLSLAIMLLGGVSFNLLPVSPLPQIDFPVIVVSASLPGASPEVMASTVATPLERSFGAIAGITTMSSSSSQGSTRVILAFDSDRDINGAAREVQAAINASRNLLPSGMRSMPTYKKINPSQAPIMVLSLTSDVLQKGQLYDLASTILSQSLSQVPGVGEVQIGGSSLPAVRIELEPKALDQYGVALDDVRNTIANANQRRPKGSLEDSERNWQIQANDQLEKAKDYEPLLIRYQNGAALRLSDVAKISDGVEDRYNSGFFNNDSAVLLVINRQSGANIIETVRQIKAQLPALQAVLPSSVKLNLAMDRSPVITATLHEAEMTLLIAVALVVLVVYLFLGNFRASLIPTLAVPVSLVGTFAVMYLYGFSLNNFSLMALILATGLVVDDAIVVLENISRHIDEGVPPMKAAYLGAEEVGFTLLSMNVSLVAVFLSILFMGGIVTNLFREFSITLSAAIIVSLIVSLTLTPMLCARWLKPHVKGHMTGLQRWSHRINERMVAAYATSLDWVLRHRRLTLLSLLVTVGVNIALYVVVPKTFMPQQDTGQLIGFVRGDDGLSFNVMQPKMEIFRQAVLKDPAVLSVAGFIGGNSGINNAVMLVRLKPIGERKASAQAVIERLRKEVPLVPGGRLFLMADQDLQFGGSRDQTSAQYSYILQSGDLAALRLWYPKVVAAMRELPELTAIDAREGRGAAQVTLIVDRDQAKRLGIDMDMVTSVLNNAYSQRQISTIYDSLNQYQVVMEVNPKYAQDPITLNQVQVITADGARVPLSTIAHYENSLADDRVSHEGQFASENIAFDMAPGVTVEQGTAAIERAIAKVGLPEDVIAKMAGTADAFAATQKGQPFMILGALVAVYLVLGILYESYIHPLTILSTLPSAGVGALLSIYLLGGEFSLISLLGLFLLIGVVKKNAILMIDLALQLERHDGMSPLESIRSACLLRLRPILMTTLAAILGALPLLLGAGDGAEMRQPLGLTIIGGLVFSQILTLYTTPVVYLYLDRARHRFNAWRGVRTDAALDTAL; via the coding sequence ATGAACCTGTCCGGACCGTTCATTCGCCGGCCAGTAGCCACGATGCTGCTGAGCCTGGCGATCATGTTGCTCGGCGGCGTCAGCTTCAATCTGCTGCCGGTGTCGCCGTTGCCGCAGATCGACTTCCCGGTGATCGTGGTGTCGGCCAGCTTGCCCGGCGCCAGCCCCGAGGTCATGGCGTCTACCGTGGCCACGCCGCTGGAGCGCTCGTTCGGCGCGATTGCTGGCATCACCACCATGAGCAGTTCATCGAGCCAGGGCTCGACGCGGGTGATCCTGGCGTTCGATTCCGACCGCGATATCAACGGCGCGGCGCGGGAAGTGCAGGCGGCGATCAATGCGTCGCGCAACCTGCTGCCCAGCGGCATGCGCAGCATGCCCACGTACAAGAAGATCAACCCGTCCCAGGCGCCGATCATGGTGCTGTCGCTGACCTCGGACGTGCTGCAGAAGGGCCAGCTGTACGACCTGGCCTCGACCATCCTGTCCCAGAGCCTGTCCCAGGTGCCGGGGGTGGGTGAAGTGCAGATCGGCGGCAGTTCGCTGCCGGCGGTGCGCATCGAACTGGAGCCCAAGGCCCTCGACCAGTACGGCGTGGCCCTGGACGATGTGCGCAATACCATCGCCAACGCCAACCAGCGCCGGCCCAAGGGTTCCCTGGAAGACAGCGAGCGCAACTGGCAGATTCAGGCCAACGACCAGTTGGAAAAAGCCAAGGACTACGAGCCGCTGCTGATTCGCTACCAGAATGGCGCGGCGCTGCGCCTGAGCGATGTGGCGAAGATCAGCGATGGCGTCGAAGACCGTTACAACAGCGGTTTTTTCAACAATGATTCGGCGGTGCTGCTGGTGATCAACCGCCAGTCCGGCGCCAACATCATCGAGACGGTGCGGCAGATCAAGGCGCAGTTGCCGGCGTTGCAGGCGGTGTTGCCGTCCAGCGTCAAGCTCAACCTGGCCATGGACCGTTCGCCGGTCATCACCGCCACCTTGCACGAAGCCGAAATGACCCTGCTGATCGCCGTGGCCCTGGTGGTGCTGGTGGTGTACCTGTTCCTGGGCAACTTCCGCGCCTCGTTGATCCCCACCCTGGCGGTGCCAGTGTCGCTGGTGGGCACTTTTGCGGTGATGTACCTGTACGGGTTTTCGTTGAACAACTTCTCGCTGATGGCGCTGATCCTGGCCACCGGCCTGGTGGTGGACGATGCCATCGTGGTGCTGGAGAACATTTCCCGGCATATCGACGAGGGCGTGCCGCCGATGAAGGCTGCCTACCTGGGCGCCGAGGAAGTCGGCTTTACCTTGCTGTCGATGAACGTATCGCTGGTGGCGGTGTTTCTCTCCATCCTGTTCATGGGCGGGATCGTCACCAACCTGTTTCGTGAGTTTTCCATCACCTTGTCGGCGGCGATCATCGTCTCGCTGATCGTGTCGCTGACCCTGACCCCGATGCTCTGCGCGCGCTGGCTCAAGCCCCATGTCAAAGGGCACATGACCGGGTTGCAGCGCTGGAGCCACCGCATCAACGAGCGCATGGTCGCCGCCTATGCCACCAGCCTGGACTGGGTGCTGCGCCATCGACGCCTGACCCTGCTCAGCCTGCTGGTCACCGTGGGCGTGAACATCGCGCTGTACGTGGTGGTGCCGAAAACCTTCATGCCCCAGCAGGACACCGGCCAGTTGATCGGTTTTGTGCGCGGCGATGACGGGCTGTCGTTCAATGTGATGCAGCCGAAGATGGAAATTTTTCGCCAGGCCGTGCTCAAGGACCCGGCGGTGCTCAGCGTGGCTGGCTTTATCGGCGGCAACAGTGGCATCAACAATGCGGTGATGCTGGTGCGCCTCAAACCCATCGGTGAGCGCAAGGCCTCGGCCCAGGCGGTGATCGAGCGCTTGCGCAAGGAGGTACCGCTGGTGCCGGGCGGTCGTCTGTTCCTGATGGCCGACCAGGACCTGCAGTTTGGCGGCAGCCGCGACCAGACCAGCGCGCAGTACTCCTACATCCTGCAAAGCGGTGACCTGGCCGCGTTGCGCCTGTGGTACCCGAAAGTGGTGGCCGCCATGCGTGAACTGCCGGAGCTGACCGCCATCGACGCCCGCGAAGGACGCGGCGCGGCCCAGGTCACGCTGATCGTCGACCGCGATCAGGCCAAGCGCCTGGGGATCGACATGGACATGGTCACCTCGGTGCTGAATAACGCCTACAGCCAGCGGCAGATTTCCACGATCTACGACAGCCTCAACCAGTATCAGGTGGTGATGGAGGTCAACCCTAAATATGCCCAGGACCCGATCACCCTTAACCAGGTGCAGGTGATCACCGCCGATGGCGCGCGCGTGCCGCTGTCGACCATTGCCCATTATGAGAACAGCCTGGCCGATGACCGCGTCAGCCATGAAGGGCAGTTCGCCTCGGAAAACATCGCGTTCGACATGGCGCCCGGCGTCACGGTGGAGCAGGGCACTGCTGCCATCGAACGCGCGATTGCCAAGGTCGGCCTGCCGGAAGATGTGATCGCCAAGATGGCCGGCACCGCCGACGCGTTCGCCGCGACCCAGAAGGGCCAGCCGTTCATGATTCTCGGTGCGTTGGTGGCGGTGTACCTGGTGCTGGGCATTCTGTATGAAAGCTATATCCACCCGCTGACGATCCTGTCGACCTTGCCGTCGGCCGGGGTCGGCGCGTTGCTGTCGATCTACCTGCTGGGCGGGGAGTTCAGCCTGATCTCACTGCTGGGATTGTTCCTGCTGATCGGGGTGGTGAAGAAAAACGCGATCCTGATGATCGACCTGGCGCTGCAGCTTGAGCGTCATGACGGCATGAGCCCGCTGGAGTCGATTCGCAGCGCCTGCCTGCTGCGCCTGCGCCCGATCCTGATGACCACCCTGGCGGCGATTCTCGGGGCCTTGCCATTGCTGCTCGGCGCCGGCGACGGCGCGGAAATGCGCCAGCCCCTGGGCCTGACCATTATCGGCGGCCTGGTGTTCAGCCAGATCCTGACCCTTTACACCACTCCGGTGGTTTACCTCTATCTTGACCGCGCGCGCCACCGCTTCAATGCCTGGCGCGGCGTGCGTACCGATGCTGCCCTGGACACTGCGCTATGA